In the genome of Anabas testudineus chromosome 4, fAnaTes1.2, whole genome shotgun sequence, one region contains:
- the ptgs2b gene encoding prostaglandin G/H synthase 2b, which translates to MNRLTVAVFLLSLAFLVSEGGNPCCSEPCQNRGVCTALGSDNYQCDCTRTGFYGQNCTTPEFLTWIKLSLKPSPNTVHYILTHFKGFWNIINNISFLRDGIMRYVLTSRSHLIDSPPTYNADYGYKSWEAYSNLSYYTRTLPPVPEDCPTPMGVAGKKELPDIKVLAEKLLIRRQFIPDPQGTSLMFAFFAQHFTHQFFKSDFKKGPGFTQAKGHGVDLNHIYGDTLEKQHKLRLFKDGKLKYQIVDGEVYPPTVKEADVEMFYPPHVPDSHRFAVGHEAFGLVPGLIMYATIWLREHNRVCDVLKEVHPYWDDERLFQTTRLILIGETIKIVIEDYVQHLSGYHFKLKFDPELLFNQRFQYQNRIASEFNTLYHWHPLMPDSFHIEEKEYSYKQFVFNTSVVTEHGIGSLVESFTNQIAGRVAGGRNVPGSILYVAMKSIEHSREMRYQSLNAYRKRFSMQPYSSFEDLTGDQEMAAILEEMYGHIDAVELYPGLLVEKPRPNAIFGETMVEMGAPFSLKGLMGNPICSPEYWKPSTFGGSVGFDIINTASLQKLICNNVRGPCPMASFYVPNVKETGSTIINSSTSHSRGSDINPTVILKERTTEL; encoded by the exons ATGAACAGACTCACAGTTGCGGTTTTCCTGCTTTCTCTGGCCTTTCTTGTCAGTGAAGGAG GTAACCCATGTTGCTCAGAACCATGCCAGAACAGGGGTGTGTGCACAGCACTGGGATCAGATAATTATCAGTGTGACTGCACACGCACAGGCTTTTATGGACAGAACTGCACAACAC CGGAGTTCCTCACCTGGATCAAACTGTCCCTGAAACCATCGCCCAACACTGTGCACTACATTCTCACTCACTTCAAAGGTTTCTggaacatcatcaacaacatctCATTTCTTCGCGATGGCATCATGAGATATGTGCTGACAT CTCGGTCTCACCTGATTGATAGTCCTCCCACCTACAATGCAGATTATGGTTACAAAAGCTGGGAAGCCTATTCCAACCTTTCTTACTATACGCGCACTCTCCCCCCTGTGCCAGAGGATTGCCCAACCCCCATGGGAGTAGCAG GTAAAAAGGAGCTACCTGATATTAAAGTTTTGGCTGAGAAGCTCCTGATAAGAAGACAATTCATCCCAGACCCACAAGGAACAAGTCTGATGTTTGCGTTCTTCGCCCAGCATTTTACCCACCAGTTTTTCAAATCTGATTTTAAGAAAGGACCCGGTTTCACCCAAGCTAAAGGTCATGGG GTGGATCTCAACCACATTTATGGAGACACCCTGGAGAAGCAACACAAGCTCAGACTCTTCAAGGACGGCAAGCTGAAATATCAG ATCGTGGATGGAGAGGTGTACCCCCCAACAGTAAAGGAAGCTGATGTTGAAATGTTCTACCCTCCTCATGTGCCTGACTCTCACCGCTTCGCTGTGGGCCACGAGGCGTTCGGCCTGGTCCCTGGTCTCATTATGTATGCCACCATTTGGCTGCGGGAACACAACCGTGTGTGTGATGTGCTGAAGGAGGTGCACCCCTACTGGGATGACGAAAGACTGTTCCAAACTACACGTCTCATTTTGATCG GTGAGACCATAAAGATTGTGATTGAAGACTATGTGCAGCATCTGAGTGGCTATCACTTCAAACTGAAGTTTGATCCCGAGCTGCTCTTCAACCAGCGCTTCCAGTACCAGAACCGCATCGCATCCGAGTTCAACACCCTGTACCACTGGCACCCGCTGATGCCTGATTCATTTCACATTGAGGAGAAAGAATACAGCTACAAACAGTTTGTCTTCAACACCTCTGTGGTGACTGAGCATGGCATCGGCAGCCTGGTGGAGTCTTTTACCAACCAGATTGCAGGACGG GTTGCTGGTGGCAGAAATGTCCCAGGGTCTATCTTGTATGTGGCCATGAAGTCCATagagcacagcagagaaatGCGTTATCAATCTCTGAATGCCTACAGGAAACGATTCTCCATGCAGCCTTACAGCTCTTTTGAGGACCTGACAG GAGACCAAGAAATGGCTGCAATTCTGGAGGAGATGTATGGCCATATTGATGCTGTAGAGCTGTACCCAGGCCTGCTGGTGGAGAAGCCCAGGCCCAACGCCATATTTGGGGAGACCATGGTGGAGATGGGGGCCCCTTTCTCCCTCAAGGGCTTAATGGGAAACCCCATCTGCTCCCCCGAGTACTGGAAGCCCAGCACCTTCGGAGGCAGCGTGGGCTTCGACATTATCAACACCGCGTCCCTGCAGAAGCTCATCTGCAACAACGTGCGGGGCCCCTGTCCCATGGCATCGTTTTATGTACCTAACGTTAAAGAAACCGGCTCCACCATCATCAACTCAAGCACGTCCCACTCACGCGGCAGTGACATCAACCcaacagtcattttaaaggaaaGGACTACTGAGCTAtaa